TGGTGTCTTATTATCTTTATCATAGCATCTTAACGTTTAGAGTTCAACGATTGAATAATGTTGCGGCGCAATGCCCATATTGCAGGAATAAGTGCAGAAATGAGGTTCAACAGCACACAAAGTCCGAATGCCGTACAGAAAACCATCGGATTAAATAGCATCTCAAACGAGAGGAAAGGAGTCTTCCCAGCATCCGTATAACTGTCGAACAGGGTCAGTATCCAATCGCTTGCCGTCAGCACTATCAGATAAGAAATTAGCAAGCCAAGCAAACCACCGATACAGGTGAGCAGAAGATTCTCCCACAACACTTGCCTTATGAGGCTTCCGTTGGTAGCACCGTATGTTTTGCGTACTCCCAACTCGGAAAGGCGTTCGTCCATGCGCGAAGACATCATGCCGCTCAGGTTCATGGCAGGGATGAAAAGCAGAGCAAGCAACATATAAAGATATCCCCTCAACTCGGATGCCAGGTCAGGGGCTCCGCAAGAATTTACACGGAATGTGCTGGCCCAGTAGTCATCGGGTTGTCCCATAAGGTCATTCATATATTTAGGAGCAGCAAGATTAAATTTCCGAAAAACCTCACGCACTTCTTCCTTCAAAGCTTCTTTGTCGGTAGCAGTGGGAGCCGTCATATATATATCCGCACTACCAACCAACTTTTCGGAATTGTCCGACTTAATCCAAGAGTTAAGCGTTATTGGCATCCATAAATCTCCCACGGTAGAAGGCGTAGCAGCAGAAACATCCTCTACCACACCGCAAACCCGGTATTCCTGCGCATCCATCTTAAAGCGTCTGCCCACCACATCATCTGCAGCAAACAGCCTCCTTGCCAGACTTACCGGAACTACCACTTCCCTGCGTTTCGCATCGATATCCGCTTGTGTGAAAGGCTTTCCATACAGAAAACGAAAGGTAAAGACCTGCCAAAATCCTGCATCGGCATAAAGCGGAGTAATGCCAATAGGCTCATTATTGTCAGGAACTTCCACGTAATATTCTCGATAGCTGCCTGATGCGGCACCGATAGCGTCCAAGTGCGGCAATTCTTGTAACATTTTCACCACATCGTAACTGACGCTGGAGCAATTCCAACTCTTATCATCATCCTTAGGATAAGATTTCATCATTTTCAATACGATCATCCGATTGCGATTATATTCGGGATATATAGGCGCAAACTTCACATAAAAGATGATGAACATTGTCATGACAAGAGCTATTGAAAGCCCTGTACCCACCACATAGATGCCGGTAAAGAGACGATGCTGCTTTATCAGCGTCCAAGCTTGTTTCAGATAAAGTTTAATCATAATATTGTGTTTTATTTATTCATCACGTAATGCTTCTGTCGGTGGAATACGACTAATCTTACGAGCAGGAATATAGATCCCGATCAATATCACCGCCAACAGGATAAAGAAAACAATGAACGACACGATAAGAAAATGCTGCGTGAAATCCGTAACCCAACATTCATTAATAATCTGCCTCCAATTGTTCCCCCTCTCCAGTCCTTCTTTGACAGCATATTGCAAATAAAGCAAGCAGCCCGTCAGTGCAGCTACAAACGTCAACACCGCTCCTTCACCCATCAACAAGCGGACAATATATCCCGGCGTACCGCCAAAGGAAAGCATCACTCCCACTTCTTCGCGGCGAGTACGTGTCTGTAACCAAAAAGTACCGATAACACCCAAGCAAAGATTAATTAAAAAGAATGCCGCCATTGCCAGATTACGCCGATACATCGGCGTAACATCATAAGACTCATTTTTCGTTATCAATGCTTCATAAGACCGGACGTTACGGGCAAAAAGATTACCGGCCCGCAACTCTTTCACCATCCACGGTTGAAAATCATGCAAGAAACGCTTCATACTCACATTCTCTTTCAGACAAAGCAATATCCGCATATCATCGTAAGCATCTTCCATATCGATAGATATCAAAGGACGAAAAATGACAGGAGCCGGACGGGAGTCACTGGTTGCCTTAAAGTTTCCCACTACACCAATAACCGGCGAATAAATTGTATCATTCCCCTCTCTGGACCAACAACGCTTATTACCCGCATTTTTAGTGTGGAACAAATGTTCAGCCGTATTTTCAGTTATTACGATGTCATTTTCCGTATAGTCATAGTCCGATAATTCGGCCGGTGTCCTGCCTCGTCCGGAACGAAAACCATAAGTTTCGAAGAAATTCGTATGAGGTATAAATTCCATAATCATTACCGGCAAATCCAATGTGTCACCTTCCGCACGAATAGATGTATTGGCATTCCCCGTAGAATTGGGATAAGCGAAACCCAATACCGGAGTAGCCGATTCTACGCCGGGATAGTCCTTAACCAGTCGCGTCAGATTGAAGTAAGATTTCATAATCATGGCCGAATCCTCAGCCTCTTCATCATAACCGGGCGCTTGTGGCTGCAAGGTACTGAGAGTAACAAGACAAAGGCGGTCGGTGTCATAGCCTAAAGGAATACTGCGGTCATACGTCGTCACGATAACCGGGTCAAGGATAATCCACGTAACAATACTGACCAGAATCAATTCCGCCAGTAACCAGCCATTACGGCGACGGCGTGCCCACAGGTTCTTTAATATAAGTTTCAGCATATTCTTTATCTTTTTTCATTCAATGAATACACAATCGGCTTCCGCAGTGCATACCATGCCGGAATCAATGCTGATAATAAATTCAGCAAGATACAGAACAAAAGAGCAACAACAAATACCGCCGGGGCAAACAGCACCTCACCGGAAACCAGCACATTCACTCCTTCCGGAACCGGTTCGGCCCAGTCTTCCAATATCATAAATACCCACTCACGACAAGTATACAGGGCGAACCACGCCAACAATAATCCCAATACACCACCCAACAATGTCAATAAGAGGTTCTCCCACATCACTTGTGAAAGTAATCCGCCACGGTCGGCACCGAATGACTTACGCACTCCCATCTCCGACAAGCGGCTTTCCATACGGCTCGCTATCATTCCGCTCAAATTCAAGGCAGGAACCAGCAGGAGCACCAGCAATATTAAAAGGAGATAACGTATCTGTGCCCATGCACCGGTTGTCATACTAGGATAAGGTTTAAACAATCGCTGCAAATGGGAAGTAGGTTGCTCCCAAAGATTCACCTGCCATTCATCCGCATGCAACAGATTTTCCTTACGGACAATTTCCTGAATTTCGGCACGCAACGCTTCGGCTTGCGCATCGTCCTTTACAAGAAAAGTAACACCAAATGCACCTAAATAAGGTATTCCATAATTGGAGTCACGATATTTAGGAATTACACTATAAGGAATATAGACTTGAGCGTATGAATCCGAAGTCAGATAACTTGCACTACGCACAACACCACAAACGCGATAATTGACATAATCCAAACTGAATGAGCGTCCCACCACACCTTCGGCCGTGTCAAACAGACGACGAGCCAGTTCTTCTGTTATGACAGCCGTACAGATACCGCTTTCAAGGTCGGACGTAGTAAAAGGCTTACCTTCCGAGAAATTAAATGGATAGATGCGAAAGAAATTCGGGTCAACCAACTTTAAACTTACTGTAAAATCCCCACTGCGGTCGACCGGTTGAATATAATTGTCATCTGACCTGTTATTCATGAACCCCGAAACAACCTCAGCATTCTTCAACGGATAAAACCACTCTTGTAATGCCTGATAAGAAACGGCCCATTGAAAAGTCTGTTTATTCTGCTCCGTTCCTTTTTGAAAGCTTGCAGAAGTCAGATAAAGCGTTTGCATGCGATTCACCTCCGGATAAACCGGAGCTACTTTAACGTAGTAAATCACAGCAACAATCATGGTCATAGCAATAGCCAGCCCTGTACCGACTATATAAAGGGTACTGAAAAGCGGATTCTGCTTCAACAAGACCCATGCTTGCTTCAAATAGATTTTTACCATCCCTGAATATATTAAGTTATTTGTCTACTCGTGATGCAATGCTTCCGCCGGTTGCTCTTTCATAATCCAGCGTGCCGGCACCGCAATGCCCAATACAATCATCATTGCGAGAGTTCCCAATGAAATAGCAAAATCTACAATCCAGCGACCTGCCGTATAAGGAACTTTAGTACTCAATAAATCCATGTGATGGAAATTGAACACGATAATAATGATAGGAATCAACGCCAGTAACAGAATTAATAATCCCTCCGTATTGAGCCAGAATACAACCCGCCCCTTCGACGCACCGACAGCCATACGCAATCCCGTTTCCGAACGGCGTGCCTGTGTACGCATCCAGAAAGTCCCGGTAACGCCGAAAAACACATTCAGCAACAAGAAGGCGACAATGAGTTGTACCATTTGCCAATCCGTTATCACATAATCTATACGATCGGCACGCATTTCTTTAAAACCTGTTACAGCATTTACATAGATATTGCCGGACGTCAACCGTTCACCCAAAGAAGCAAGCCATTCTTCCATCTCAGTCTGTGTCATGTCACGCTTCATGCGTAGCGAATATTCCAATGAAGAAGGACGATACCACTCGAAAAGCTCCTCCATCGTAGAACCGGAAGCTTTGATATAAAACGTGGGAGTAGCCGGTTCAAAATCATTCTCACGAATAGTAGGGGCAACAGCCAGTACAGGCGTCCCGTCCAATTCGCCGGTATTTACCAACCGCCCGCGCGGTTCCTTCCCACCGAAAAATTTCTGCGCTACCTTCTCCGTCAGGATAACCTCATCTTTTGCCGGATTTTCCAGTTCGCGGATATGTTTTCCATTCACGTCATGAATGCCGAAAACTTCAAAGAAACCGACATCACCCAGTTGGCGGTGCAAAGATTCCGAATAAGCATTGACGCTATCCGCACCTGCCGGTTCAACGCTCGTCCACGAATTTCCCTGACTGTAGGGGCAACTGTAAAAGCTGCATCCCACAGCCTCCACCTCACCGGTATTCATCAGTCGTCGAGTCAATTCCGTGATACGTTCCCAACATTTGGCTCCACGCTCGTCCTCGCCTGTATAATCTTCGTTATCAGATTCCATTTCCTCCAGATGAAGCCGCCAGCAACGATCGATGTTATAACCTAAAGGCTCATTATAAAGAGTGTATTTACTATACCCGCCATCCGTAATCATAAAGACAGCCAGTAAAACCAATGCCAGTTCGGCAAATATCCAGCCATTCTGTTTGCGCTGGTTCCATATCAGAGTGATAAGATGACGTATCATGGTTTATTCTTGATTGTTCAACGATTTGACAATGTTATACTTTCCGGCACGCCAGGCAGGAATGCCGGCACATAGCAGGTTCAGCAGGAAGATGAAAAGCAAAGTCACCAGAAATGTTTCCGGACGTATCAGCATCTCCGCGTTGAATTCCGTACCTGACGGAAAGAAGATATCACGTGTCAGTAACAAGACACCGATGGAGAACATCAGTCCGAATATACCACCGATGAAAGTAATTATGAGATTCTCATCGAGGACCTGACGGAAAACATTACCTGCACTCGCTCCAAACGCTTTACGAACACCTATCTCTGCACGCCGTTTACGAAAGTTAGCCAGTGTAATGCCAATCATATTGAGCGCCGGAAGCAGCAATAGGAAAAACATGAAACTGCCTTGTTGCAAAACCCAATTGCTATAGGGAATTTCATTAACAAAACCGCTATTATTGGTAACCAACAGATCCAGATTAGTCATCGGTCCGTTAAAGAAACTGACAGCATATTCCGACGTATTCGTATTCAGTTGTTTGGTAACCTTATCCACCTCTGCACGGATAGCGGTAAAATCATCGGTGTCATGTGCCAGCATCACAACATTAAAAGGACCTACCAGCCCCTCATACACATTGGCAGCCGTCTCCATAGCAGCACTCGAATTATAGGGCAACCATACATCCGAATAGGCGTAACGGGCAGTACGAGGTACATCTTTCACCACACCACATACCGTGTATTCTGTCCGATTAACAAGTAATCTCTGTCCCTTTACCTCCGTCTTACCGAAGAGGCGGCGTGCCAGTTTCTCACTGATAACTGCCTTACGAATGCCACTTTCATTGTCTTCGCATGTAAAAGGAGCGCCATTCAGAAATGTGTAATCGAATATTTTCCAAAAACGTTCGTCTGTATAGGTAGCCCGGTATTTTGTAAAGGTACGTTTGGCAACGGAACTAACGGATACCGTGTTACGGGTATAGCCACTCACCTCCTGCGGAGTTTTCAGATTATAGAAAAGCTCACGTACCACACGTTTTCCCATTCCTCCATTATTCCAGTTCCCATCATTACTTTTCATGAAAGAACGGGTTGCAATTATGTGCAACATACGACTACGCTCTGTCTCCGGTGCATACTCTGCCAGGCGCACCTGTATCACAAGAATAATCATCATTACAGCAGTTATAGCCAATGCTGTTCCGGCAATAGAAAGTCCGCTAACCAACGGATTTTCTTTCAGCAGACTCCACGCTTGCTTCAAATATATCCTCAACATATCTTTCTTATTTTCAAGCTATAAGTTACAAGCCACGAGTTGCTGCAACCCTCACCCCAAAAGGTACTTGTAACTCGTAGCTTGTAGCTAATTCAACTTCAGTTTATTCTTATTTTTATACTGGCTCATGTCGCTCACCACCACCTGGTCACCCGGCTGCAAGCCACTGATAACTTCAACAAACTCAAAGTTGCTATCACCCAGTTGCACTTTACGTTTCACGATTTCTTTATCAGAGTCACACACAAAGAGATCATACTCGCCACGTCCTACATAATAAGAAGCATTGGCGATACGCATCACATCTTCTTTCACGGCATTCATCACATATACATCCGTCTTCAATCCCGAACGCAAACGACGGTTATTATCCTCATTCAGTTGTACAGTGAAAGAAATCACTCCGTTTTTTGACAACGGCGTCACACTGCTGACCGTACCTTCCAGTTTCTCACTGCCAATCTTCACAATCGCTTTGCCACCGGCAGCCACACGGTCACCATACGTATCTGCTATTTCACCTTCCACCTTGAAATGGCTAAGATCAGAAATCACGGCAAGCTGGCTTCCCTGAGAAACCTGTGCACCGATCTGGTTATTAATATAGGTAAGGATAGCTTTGCGCGGAGAACGAACCTGTGCATCATCCAGCGTTCGCTTCATCTCGGCAAGACCTTTGCGGAAGATGCTGAAATCCAACTCCTGAACTTTATATTCGGCAGCAAGCACTTCTTTCTCATTATCATATTGTTGTTTCAGCTGTTCGTATTCCAACTGGGCTACGTTATAGCTAAGTTCTGCTTGGCGCACTTTATCCGTAGTTCCCGAACCCAGGCTATCAAGATATTGCTCATTACGCAACTCCACTTTCTTGCGATTCAACTGCATGGCGGAAACCTTAATCTTCATAGACAGGTCGTTCAGTTTGGTCTGGTTGTTCACGCGCAACTGATCCAATTTGTAGCTGCGCATCTGCTCTTCGTCTAACAATTTTTTATAGTCTGTCTCTACACTTTGCAAGTCAAGTTTCAAGATCGGCGTACCTACATCCACACTATCGCCACCTTTCTTATATATCTCGACGATACGGGTATTGATAGGAGAGTTGATAATCTCCTCGAAAGCCGGTACCACTTTTCCGGATGCACTTACACTGACTTCAATCGTGCCTTTATCTACTGTGGAAAGTACCAGGTCTTTTGCTTTCACTCCCGTACGCATCAATGAAATGAGTACGCTGATAACGACTATACTTGCCACGCCGATGCCTCCGTAACGGATAATTTTCTTGTTGCGTTCTTTGTTACGCACTGCTTTTGGTATTTCTCTGTCCATGTTGAATATTGAGTTATTTATTATTTTATAAGTTTTCAGCCTTCGCCCGCTTTCAAAAACGAACAGGCATATTATTCACATTATTTATATATACTAAATGCGTGCCAAAAACGTAAATAGCTGAAAACAAGAAGATAGAGAAAAAAGAATGGTGTCCGATATCGAACACCCTGTACATTTTCGGATAAATCAATAAGCCTTTGAATGGCAACGAAGCAAGCTAATTTCAAAGATACTAAAAGCTAATTTCGAAGATACTAGAAACTAATATCGGAGTGCCTACAAACTAATATCACGGATACTAAAAACTATTCTTACCACAAATATTTTTCTTTCTTACAACAGATATAAAAGTATCATACAATAATTATATAAGTTTCTTACAACAGATATTGTAAGAATAATAATTAGGAAATTAATTATTAGTTGGATGCGGTACGGAGATTAATAATTAGTGGAATAGAATCTAATCCGTAGCAAGTAGATTCTATTCCCCTTTTATGCCAATCAGAAATGCCTGTTATCTCAGCCTCAACCTATCTCCCACTTCAGGAATATATTCATCATCTTTCCGGTTCATCTTATACAGGTTCTTCAACCGTATACCGTACTTTTGCGAGATGGTATGCATGGAGTCGCCATCTTTCACGATGTAAACAGTATGCCGCTTAGAAGCTTTCTTTTTCTTACCTTTCAGATAGATGATATCACCCGCCTCCAACGTATAATCCTTATGCAGGTCATTGTACTTCACAAGCTTCTTCCAACTGATATCGAACTCCTTGCCCAATAAGCGGAAAGTATCACCGTCACGAGCTACGATATAGGCTATATCATTAGCTATATATACCTGATGCGGATTAGCCAGCCAGGGTTTCTTCTTCAGTTCTTTCTCCCAATTACGGTTTTCACGATTACTCATACCGCGACTGTCATACTTATAAAGTTCATAATCCTCTATAATCGTTATCAGACGGTTCGCATAAGAGGGATCAGTAGCATATCCGGCTTTCTTCAAACCACGTGCCCAACCTTTATAGTCCGTAACCTTCAAATCGAACAGGAATGCATAACGTGCACCCCGCTTCAGAAAAGCAGAATGATCTTCATAAGAATCTCTGGGATTACTGTAAGCCCGAAAACATTCATTGCGGGCATCGTCATCATGACGCACTGTGCGTCCACGCCAGTTACTACCGCACTTAATACCGAAATGGTTATTACTTTTGCGTGCCAATGCACTTTGTCCGGCACCACTTTCAAGAAGTCCCTGAGCCAGAGTAATACTGGCAGGTATCTTGTGTTCCTTCATTTGTTGTACGGCAAGCGGAGCATACTTCTCTATATATTCCACGTAACGGGCATTCTTGCGCTGCGCCTGAGCGGCAACGGTACAAACCAGAAGTGCCAGGATTGCAGTGAGTCTGATAGCGTTCATTCTATTCATAGCAATATAAGTTGAGGTACAAAAATCTTAAAAAGAATTGGAATTACCAATCTCTTTTCTAACTTTGTAACATTAATTACAATATACATCACTGCCTTATGAAAGATTTGACCTTACAAATTGACATTAAAATATACGATTATAGTGAATTAAATGATGCCGACCGCCAACTCATAGATTCAGCGCGCGAGGCTACCCGGCGTAGCTATGCCCCCTATTCACACTTTTCAGTAGGCGCCGCTGCACGGTTGGCAGACGGTACAGTTGTCACAGGTACCAATCAGGAGAATGCAGCTTACCCGTCAGGACTTTGTGCCGAACGTACCACTTTATTTTATGCAAACTCCCAATATCCTGACCAGGCAGTAGAAACTCTTGCCATTGCCGCATGCAATGAACGGGATTTCCTGGATGATCCGATTCCTCCCTGTGGTGCATGCCGCCAGGTAATGCTTGAAACGGAAAAACGATTCAAGCATCCCATGCGCATTTTACTTTTCGGGAAAAAAGGTATCTATGAAATGAAGAATGTAGGTGCTTTGTTACCTCTATCATTCGACGCATCTTCCATGGAGTAATCCTTCTGATTTATTTAGTTTCTTTCTCTATCCATTTACTGACCATCCTGCGTAACTCAAGTGGCGAAACAGGTTTGGTCAAAAAGTCATTGCAACCCACATTGAGTGCCAATGCCCTATCATCGTCATAAGCAAATGCCGTAAGTGCAATGATGGGTACCCGGGCACCGCCTTCCCTTAACATAACGACTGTATCTATTCCGTTCATACCCGGCATCTTCATATCCATAAATATAAGATCAGGAGATTGAGTATTGAAAAGCTCTATAGCCTCATTACCATCATGTGCTCTCAGCAAACGATAATCCTTTCTGAGAAGTGCCTCGATCAATAAATAGTTGCTGTCTATATCCTCGGCCACCAGAATCAGAGGTTTATAATTTCTTGAGATGATCTTTATAACCTGGTCACCACCCTTTATTACAGTATCCGAGTCCAATGAGGCATCAAGTGTATATGGATGTGTGAACCAGAAACACGAACCTTCTCCTTCACGGGATTCTACTCCAATCTCTCCTCCCATTCGCTCTACCAAACTCTGGCATATAGACAATCCAAGACCAGCACCTTGCGAAAATGAGTCGAGTTTTACAAAACGATTGAAAATCTCATGCTGCTGTTCAGCAGGAATACCCTTACCGGTATCCGTCACACAGAAACGCACCTGAGTGTCATTTTCCAATCTATAGGAAAGAGTAACCGATCCCTTGGTCGTAAATTTCAAGGCATTCGTTACGAAATTAGAAAGTACCTGCATGATTCGGTTCTTGTCGGCATCAACCATTATCTGTGGTGAGCTTTCGTCAAAACACAGTACTACCGCTTCCTCATGTTTTTTGTGTGAACAAGTGGAAATTACCTCACGGCAAAGTCGGGGTAAATCCACCCTTGTTATAGTGAGTTCCACCGTACCGGCCTCTATTTTAGAAATATCCAAAATGTCAGAAATAAGGTTGAGCAACAGTTCGTTGTTCTCCTCTACTAAAGACATATACGATTCACGCTCATCATCATCGGCTTCGGCAAGCAAGCTCGAGAAGCCCACAATAGCATTCAGAGGAGTACGTATTTCGTGGCTCATATTAGCAAGGAATGCCGATTTTAGCCTATCTGATTCTTCTGCTTTTTCCTTAGCCTGAATCAACTCCAATTCTACCTGCTTACGGGTAGTGATATCAGTAGCCAATTCCATGATTGCCCATCGTCCGTCGAGCCACTTTATCGCCATACTCTGAATGGTATACCAGCGTTCGGTAACGGGATTGTAGTCTTCCCAGAAATGAACACCTGTGAACTTACGGTTGGCATCGAGTAACTGTGGTTTCGGGCAATGCGCACACAAACCATTCAGTCCTGCATTCAGCATTTTCCAGCATTCTGCATTTTCCGAAACCTGTCCGGCTTCTTCGCGGAAAGGTTTGTTTGCAAAGAGTACCTTCTGTGTATCATAATCGCAAACAAAAATATTGGCATTGATGTTATCCAATACCTTTTGCATAGTTCGTTGAGACAATTGCAGAGACGTTTCTACCTGCCAGCGTTTTGTAGCAGTGGATACAATTTGCGATATTTGACTCATTAACTCCACGTCCTTTTCATCCCACTGCTTATTCCAGCAGAAGTTAAATGACAGGAAACCGAAATGCACCCCTAACTGCGACAGAGGAAAAACGGCAATGGCTTTTACACCCTGTACTTCGAGCATCTGGGTAATAAAGGGATCGAGCGAATAGATATCGGACGTACAGATGATATGATTCTTTTCGAGCATATCAAACCACGGCTTTCCCGCTTCAATGGTCATACTCCGCAGGTAATCTATGGCCGGCTCAATACCATCGTTGCACCATTCGTTGGTGCATCCGTATGTGACCCCGTCAAGATGGTTTTCCCATGTTGCCAATCGGTCAACACCGGTATAACGGCCTATTTCAGCAAGTGCCATATTCATGGCTGTAGGTATATCCGGTTCCAGTTGTAATATTTGCAACACTTTTATGAATAATGCCTGCCGCCGGTTGGTTGCTTCCAGATTCTCTTGAATGGCAATCAGGTCCTTAGATTTTTCTTCGACCATTTGTTCGAGCCGGTTACGGTACTGTTCCAGTTCCATGCCGACTCCTTCTTGTTCGGAATCAGTAGATTTCATACGAGATTTATTGAGATAAATTAAATATAATGATTAATTGTTCTCTGCCGAGATACACCTTATATTTTGCAAATATATAGTTTTATTTGGCAAATATATGGTTTTATTCTACAATTTAAGAAAATCTTCTTAAAAACGGTATTTTACCTAAAAGGCTAATAATCGAAAGCTTATCGAAGCACTCAGAATATCCCCCTTTTGATAGTAATATTGCAATATCCAAAAGAAATACCTATCTTTGCACCCACTAACTAATAATTACTACGATGAGAATTTCCAAGTAAAGACAAACATTTCGGTAAACATCACTTTTTACATGCTTTATAATTCAGAACGCTGAGCATCACAAACGTGAATGTTTAGCCAATACTGTGTTTGTCTATTCCCTCCACAATCGAGATTTTATTGTATCCAAAGCACTTTTTGGTACAGTGTATTCACCTCTTTAAACACAGTATTTACCATGAGTATTATTATCAGAGATCTTAGTTATGTCCATTCCGACAAAGAAGTCTTATTCCAACATTTGAACCTTGTTATCAACCCGGGAGATAAAATGGCGCTAACCGGAAACAACGGTTGCGGAAAATCCACTTTAATGCGGATTATTGCAGGTGATTTATCTGCTACAACCGGAACGGTCAGCCACCCGGAACATCTCTATTATGTGCCTCAACATTTCGGGCAATATGATGACCGAACCATTGCACAGGCTTTAAGAATAGATGGCAAACTGGAAGCCTTGCATGCCATCCTGAACGGAGATGTATCCGAAAAGCATTTTGCCACACTGAATGATGACTGGAATATTGAAGAACGTGCCCAAGCTGCCCTGTCGGCCTGGGGAATGAATGACATTCCCCTCTCCCGTCTGATGGACGGATTAAGCGGGGGAGAAAAAACGCGTATCTTCCTCGCCGGCATGGAATTACATTCACCTGTCGCTATTCTGCTGGATGAGCCAACAAACCATCTGGACGCAATGGGGCGGCAACGGTTATATGACTTTGTACGGCGCACTCCGGCCATTGTACTCGTCATCAGCCATGACCGCGCCTTACTAAACCGGTTACCTGCCATTTGTGAATTATCCTCTAACGGACTAACTTTCTATGGCGGCAATTACGATTTCTTTAAGGAGCAAAAGGGAATCCAACTGAATGCCCTGCAAGAGCAACTGGAAGAAAAACAAAAAGCCCTGCGGCTTGCCCGGAAAACTGCCCGTGAATTGGCGGAACAAAAGGCAAAACAGAATGTACGGGGCGAAAAGGCCGCCATCAAAAAAGGCATCCCCCGCATTATGATGGGTGCCATGAAAAACAGAGCAGAAGTAAGTACCAATAAACTAAAAAGTGTACATACCGAGAAAGCAGAAAAGCTACAGCAGGATATGCAAAACATAAAAAGTACTCTTCCCCTTGCAGAGAAACTAAAAACAAACTTCAATGCCTCCACTCTGCACG
The nucleotide sequence above comes from Bacteroides intestinalis DSM 17393. Encoded proteins:
- a CDS encoding ABC transporter permease, producing MVKIYLKQAWVLLKQNPLFSTLYIVGTGLAIAMTMIVAVIYYVKVAPVYPEVNRMQTLYLTSASFQKGTEQNKQTFQWAVSYQALQEWFYPLKNAEVVSGFMNNRSDDNYIQPVDRSGDFTVSLKLVDPNFFRIYPFNFSEGKPFTTSDLESGICTAVITEELARRLFDTAEGVVGRSFSLDYVNYRVCGVVRSASYLTSDSYAQVYIPYSVIPKYRDSNYGIPYLGAFGVTFLVKDDAQAEALRAEIQEIVRKENLLHADEWQVNLWEQPTSHLQRLFKPYPSMTTGAWAQIRYLLLILLVLLLVPALNLSGMIASRMESRLSEMGVRKSFGADRGGLLSQVMWENLLLTLLGGVLGLLLAWFALYTCREWVFMILEDWAEPVPEGVNVLVSGEVLFAPAVFVVALLFCILLNLLSALIPAWYALRKPIVYSLNEKR
- a CDS encoding ABC transporter permease — translated: MIKLYLKQAWTLIKQHRLFTGIYVVGTGLSIALVMTMFIIFYVKFAPIYPEYNRNRMIVLKMMKSYPKDDDKSWNCSSVSYDVVKMLQELPHLDAIGAASGSYREYYVEVPDNNEPIGITPLYADAGFWQVFTFRFLYGKPFTQADIDAKRREVVVPVSLARRLFAADDVVGRRFKMDAQEYRVCGVVEDVSAATPSTVGDLWMPITLNSWIKSDNSEKLVGSADIYMTAPTATDKEALKEEVREVFRKFNLAAPKYMNDLMGQPDDYWASTFRVNSCGAPDLASELRGYLYMLLALLFIPAMNLSGMMSSRMDERLSELGVRKTYGATNGSLIRQVLWENLLLTCIGGLLGLLISYLIVLTASDWILTLFDSYTDAGKTPFLSFEMLFNPMVFCTAFGLCVLLNLISALIPAIWALRRNIIQSLNSKR
- a CDS encoding ABC transporter permease; this translates as MLKLILKNLWARRRRNGWLLAELILVSIVTWIILDPVIVTTYDRSIPLGYDTDRLCLVTLSTLQPQAPGYDEEAEDSAMIMKSYFNLTRLVKDYPGVESATPVLGFAYPNSTGNANTSIRAEGDTLDLPVMIMEFIPHTNFFETYGFRSGRGRTPAELSDYDYTENDIVITENTAEHLFHTKNAGNKRCWSREGNDTIYSPVIGVVGNFKATSDSRPAPVIFRPLISIDMEDAYDDMRILLCLKENVSMKRFLHDFQPWMVKELRAGNLFARNVRSYEALITKNESYDVTPMYRRNLAMAAFFLINLCLGVIGTFWLQTRTRREEVGVMLSFGGTPGYIVRLLMGEGAVLTFVAALTGCLLYLQYAVKEGLERGNNWRQIINECWVTDFTQHFLIVSFIVFFILLAVILIGIYIPARKISRIPPTEALRDE
- a CDS encoding ABC transporter permease, translated to MIRHLITLIWNQRKQNGWIFAELALVLLAVFMITDGGYSKYTLYNEPLGYNIDRCWRLHLEEMESDNEDYTGEDERGAKCWERITELTRRLMNTGEVEAVGCSFYSCPYSQGNSWTSVEPAGADSVNAYSESLHRQLGDVGFFEVFGIHDVNGKHIRELENPAKDEVILTEKVAQKFFGGKEPRGRLVNTGELDGTPVLAVAPTIRENDFEPATPTFYIKASGSTMEELFEWYRPSSLEYSLRMKRDMTQTEMEEWLASLGERLTSGNIYVNAVTGFKEMRADRIDYVITDWQMVQLIVAFLLLNVFFGVTGTFWMRTQARRSETGLRMAVGASKGRVVFWLNTEGLLILLLALIPIIIIVFNFHHMDLLSTKVPYTAGRWIVDFAISLGTLAMMIVLGIAVPARWIMKEQPAEALHHE
- a CDS encoding ABC transporter permease, encoding MLRIYLKQAWSLLKENPLVSGLSIAGTALAITAVMMIILVIQVRLAEYAPETERSRMLHIIATRSFMKSNDGNWNNGGMGKRVVRELFYNLKTPQEVSGYTRNTVSVSSVAKRTFTKYRATYTDERFWKIFDYTFLNGAPFTCEDNESGIRKAVISEKLARRLFGKTEVKGQRLLVNRTEYTVCGVVKDVPRTARYAYSDVWLPYNSSAAMETAANVYEGLVGPFNVVMLAHDTDDFTAIRAEVDKVTKQLNTNTSEYAVSFFNGPMTNLDLLVTNNSGFVNEIPYSNWVLQQGSFMFFLLLLPALNMIGITLANFRKRRAEIGVRKAFGASAGNVFRQVLDENLIITFIGGIFGLMFSIGVLLLTRDIFFPSGTEFNAEMLIRPETFLVTLLFIFLLNLLCAGIPAWRAGKYNIVKSLNNQE